In Lycium ferocissimum isolate CSIRO_LF1 chromosome 3, AGI_CSIRO_Lferr_CH_V1, whole genome shotgun sequence, the genomic window CTTTCAAATGTTGATCTTGTTTAATTAAAATGTAATataaaaactataaaaaaaaaatactttcctTTAATTTGCAGGTACGTTTTagtactttaatattttagaagtctttCGAAGTATCAGATTGATGTTACAAAAACAAAGAAGCAAGAgcagaaaaaatttaaaagatatctacaaattaaaattttaacgcCGGTTTGAAATGACTTAGCACCGGTCAAATGACACTAGtctcttatataattaacacatcaAGTGAGTCAGGTAAAAAAATTGGTTGGATCTAACGTGGGTTACATCCTAAATCTAAATGTTAataatggaaaaatattttttcttcaaaatttacCACTGTCACATCATTAAATAAGTACTGAAAATTATGTTTTCGTCTAAAATAACCTTTGAAGCTAACTAGTCAAAATTGAGTGACTATAATAATCAATTATCATAAATTGAGTGACCATCTAGACTACTAACTTGTTTTCATTCTAAGGTATGGTCAATGTTAGGCCACGGTCACCCCAACCAGTACCACTATCACTAAAGAGTGGAGGAAAGTAAGAGGCCATGCACAGAATAGTGTAAAGAATCTTTTACATATATTCACCGAGGTTGCATACAGAATGATATTCATAACAATTATTATAATCTAATCTGATAGTGTTTTCAATTTCTGCTTCGAACCCAAGCATGCATTCACTAGCAAAAATTACACCTTCACGTGTGAGTTCCCATTAAATCTTTCTTTCCACCATCTCGttaacttttgacaaacttGAATGATTAAAACTGTTAAAGGAAATATTTTAGGTCTGTGTTAAATCTATCCCAAGCATAAGATACATTTTTGTCATTCTCTCATATTAATAGTAATGAAGCTGATCAATATATCGATAACCCTTTAAACATATCAAGAATTTTATTTAAACACTTGAATTAACGCTTGTTTCAATTGAGCATCTGAACACATAATAAAGTGTTCTTATTAAACACTTCCGGtttaaattttgatatttttgtgcATTTTCTCAAGCGTCCATTACGTAGATAAGTTAAAcacttaaaatatgtcatcCCTTAATTATATGCATTTGCCTTAATAAGTCATAAAACCTCATGCTTCTTCTATTTGAGCCCGATGTGCATATTTAAagaatatgatatattttgtatgATAACTTAACTATCTAATAGACACTTGACAATACgcgtaattttaaaaaaaaatttaaacagaaagtgtataataaaaacacttTATTATTTGTTTAGTTGTTCAAGTGAAACAAATCTTAATTTgaatgtctaaatgaaatttatttataaattgaaGAGGTTATCGATGTATTAAGCCTAGTAATCattcaaaatattttgtgaTTGTTCGCATTGGTCTCGAACAGTAACTTTAAAATAGTTTCTGTAGGAAATACtacccaaattttttaaaaggttttttACAAATTTAGGGGACCCCTACCCTAGACCGATTAGGCAAAAAGTTAAGAAAGCCAAAAGAGTCAACAAACGGTCCCCTCGGTGACGTGATTGGTGTGCTTTGCTGTCTGAACAAACCGTGGGTCCTAGGGAAGCTTCCTACGCAGTCTTGTACGAATACTACCACATggaattaaaatcatcaaaaccaaattatttgaaaacaaaaattaaagcaaTTTAAGGTAATTAATTTTCAACGTGCTCAGCTTAAGTCGATAGATTCTTTAAGTTATCAGCTGATGATGTAAAATTAATCACACAATCGtgtcatttgaaaattaaaaattaatgcACATAAGTGTTTGTGTAAACTACAAATGGATAAACTCAaggaaataaattaaataaacaagTGGTTAACTGAAGTCGGTCATAACATTAAAggcataaaaaaataaaatcaaatctgaataatttaaaacatatatacaataatttaAAACATATATACTGACATCAAGAGCGTAATCTTGTCATCAATGAGCAGTAATGAAGATAAGGAGGGATCATAGTACGAGCAAGGAGAGACAAAATTAAgctatttattttaatcaaaattttaatttatttgtagTTTCTGTTAGTTGTTTATTGTAGttcgattattttatttatatatagtagctactgcttatttttttcaaattcctttATCCTAGCTTATTTGttttcgttatttttttttcatactacTTTAAATTACTTGTATTCATCTCGAAAGTCTATCGGAAATAACCCCTCTACCTCCAAGTAAGAACAAGGTATGTGTACACACTACACTCTATCTTTCCAAAACCTATTTTGTGAGAttccactgggtatgttgttattattaACTGCACGAAATTAAAGTAGAGATACGACGATGTCGTTGTTGTAATCTAAATTCTAATAAAGGATAATTCGGTATCTGTATTAAACCCTTGGTAGAAGAATGCAGGTACAGAATTAAATAATTGAGATGTGTATAAATTAAGCGGACCACACTgtcatcaagaaaaaaaaaaaaaaaaaaaaaaaaaaaaaaaaactgaaactcAATTAAAAATTAGCACGTCATAACCGAGTCGTGACTCGTGAGTGGGGCGAGAAGATTGTCCTTGAAAATAGTTGACTTTGTTCTTCTTCACAGTTGGTAgcttttcattttcatcacgtGGAAACCGCCGCAGTATTCGGGCCGGtagatttcttcttttcttttttctctttaattcCTCCGGTTTAAAATAAGTGATCatttaatctttttattttaattcaaaataaatgTTTAATCATATAATCAAGAAAGtattaattttagttttttcaaatttatcaCTATTTactcaagaaaataaataagcaaGAGTCTTACTTCCTCAATTCACTTTTCTCCATCtagtattttaaaaatacattttcaattttatttgtcatttttagcatatcaagaaaagataattttttttctttttttacccATAATGTTAATTACTTATTGCAAATCATTCTTCAAGTGTattaaaaatatgcaccaattaatatgaatattatgataaaatatatatttatttattaattcttaagggACGCGTAAaattaaaagtgaacaagtaaaaatgaatgaagaaagtattaattaaaaataatttagtcaaatatctatttttttctaaaattagtattttcttaacatTTGTGAAAAAAGTTAAGTAGatacttatttattttaaaccTGAGGGAGTAGTTTAATGCGAACAAGTCAAACTCAGTCTTGACATTTGAGAAGAAATCCTGGGTCCCACTGCCACCTGTCGTCCACCCTTGACGCACCACCTTACGTTACTTTATCAAAATCTTCTCCTCTTCACTCTTTGACCACACACCTCTTTTCTCCACACGCATCCAATCAACATTATTTTTTGGTCTACGTAACTTTCACCATAGTCTCTTATCTCAACCTTTTATATAGTTGTGTCCATTGCATCTGTGAAAAAACTCTTAGACCCCCTTCATAataatcttcttttctttcatttctcttgattttcactattgtttcatttcttaatttggtttcttgatttatatatGGACAAAGGATGGGGAGTTGCACTTGAGAATTCTGATCATCAAGTGGGGATCTTCAAGAACAAGCCAGTTTTTGGTTTTAATAACTTAAGTCCTAGTTCGAATAATCATACGAATTACATGATGATGAACCGTAGGGAGGAGCAAGCTGTTGATGAGAAAAGGGAAGTTGATTTCTTCTCTGATAAGAGGAATCTGCAGCCTATGGATCATCTTTTCATAAAGAAGGAAGACTCTCATAGTGAGAATACTAGTACCAGGTCCGAATTGGTTGTAAATGTAAGTCATCCAATCCACTTAAGTTCTCATTTGGCCATAagtttttttcacttttttttcagaaatattttgaaaacattGTTTGGATATAAAAAATGATCAGTTTTGGGCagtttttgaagaatttttccAAGTTTCAAAAAGTGGTTTAGACTGGGTTTTTAAAGTTTTCTACTCacaaaacttcaattttttttttttttttttaattttcaaccaAATCTATGTCCAAACGCTAGTTTAATCTTTCCAGTTTGTCCTTTGACTATATCATAACTTTAAACTGAACTTCTTAATCTAATGTATGCCCTTTAATATAGACTGGTTTGCAACTTGTGACTGCAAACACTGGAAGTGATCAATCGACGGTGGATGATGGGATTTCATCAGAGATATTAGAAGATAAAAGAGCCCAGAATGAGGTATTAAgactataaattattttaccacAAAGACTCCATTAGTTAATGGATTCAATTGATGATTAAAGTTATACACGTGTATGACTTTTATATCCTTGATTTGGTTATTGAATAGTACATCTAAGTTTATTTTCTCTTAACCAGTTGGCACAATTACAAGTTGAACTGGGAAGGATGAATGTTGAAAATCAACGTTTGAGAGGGATGCTTACCCAGGTTAGCAACAATTATGCTGCACTTCAGATGCATCTTGCCGCACTCATGCaacaacaaaattcaagaactgaAAATACACAGGACCACAAGGTATATATACACTTATTTcgagaaaaaaataaacttagaaatattttaaattcaTAGGTTATTAATTAGTACTTCAAATGGTTAATTTAAgtattgtttgattttgttcAGATTGTGGAAGCAAAATCTGAAGAGAAGATGCAAGAAAAAATAGTTCCAAGACAATTCTTGGAATTAGGACCAAGTGGTGACGAGCTATCTCATAATTCCCATTCTTCATCAGAAGAGAGAACAGTTTCTGAATCATCTCGGAAAAATGTACAAGTGACACGGCATAAGGGTACTATTGGCAGAGAAGAAAGCCCAGAATCTGAAAGTTGGGTACCTAGCACGGTCCCTAAATTGAATTCCTCAATACCAGTTGATCAAGCAACAGATGCAACCATGAGGAAAGCTCGTGTCTCCGTTCGTGCCCGATCAGAAGCTCCCATGgtatacattatttttcttttcattttttgtagTTTAGTTTTGTATACTGTTTGACCAaaggatttaacttatatatactaACCGCTGATAATTTTTACATTTCCTATGTTATATGTTACCAATATCTAGTCAACATGTAAAACTAATGCAGTAGTTGCAATATTTTGCAGATTACTGATGGATGCCAGTGGAGAAAATATGGACAAAAGATGGCAAAAGGCAATCCATGTCCCCGAGCTTATTATCGGTGCACCATGGCTGTTGGTTGTCCAGTGCGCAAACAGGTATGTATCCACCTATATATACTGCTAGTAACTATAAAgcatttttacatattcaacCTACAATACCTTCATATCTAGCCTAATATGATAACCTACTGGAAAATAGTGTGCTAACCTACTATAACCTACTTATATCATGGATATTGTAAAAACTCTCTACTTTATTAGTGTGTTTAACTTAAAGTAGGGAATGAGTTTGATAAATTGATGCAATTCTAAAAATTCACATTCTTTTAATTATCCAGGTTCAAAGGTGTGTTGAGGATAGGACAATTTTGAATACAACTTATGAAGGTACACACAACCACCCCCTACCACCAGCAGCAATGGCTATGGCATCCACAACATCAGCTGCTGCAAATATGTTACTTTCAGGTTCCATGCCAAGTGCAGACGGGTTAATGAATCCGAATAATTTCCTAGCAAGGACTATGCTTCCATGTTCGTCAAGCATGGCGACTATTTCAGCATCAGCTCCGTTTCCTACTATAACATTGGACCTAACTCAAACCCAAAACTCGTTGCCTTATCATCAAAGGACAACTCCAAATCCTCAATTTCAAGTCCCTTTCCAATCAAGCCCTCAACATCCAAACTTTATTACTTCAATGCCACCCCCACCAATGCCTCAGGGTTTACATAACCAATCAAAATTTTCAGGACTACAAGTTTCTCAAGATGCTAAACTTCAAcctcaacaattacaacatgttcaaaaccACCCATCATTTACCGACACGCTTACGGCCGCCACTGCTGCCATCACGGCGGATCCCAATTTCACTGCCGCTCTGGCCGCCGCCATCTCGTCCATGATTACTGGTTCTCAAAAAGAACAGTAGTGAAGATATCATCTCTGTAAAACTGTTAATTACTACTGCAAtagttttcttcattcttttttgaTCTCCGAGGCTATTTGGTGCTGAGACTTGAGATTGAATATACATGTTCAtatctttttttgttaaaagGGTTTGAGGAGATGAAGAGAatattttcattctttcattTCGTTACCTTCAAAATGATCGTCTTGTATTTGTGTATATGCACGAAACAAAGCAGTGATCTAGTCGTTGTTTGATCACTTCCCTTTTTTCAGAACTTTCCTGGAACTAAATTACTTCACTATATCTACGTAAATCCTGTTGTTGATTTACTTATTTGTTTTCCTGATAGTCCGATttgaggaaaaatgaaaaagaaaaaagaaaagagttcaCAAAGTAGAGATAGAAAATGTGGCAATCAAATTCTTGAAAGGTATATTCAGAAAGAAGTTATCCTATACGTTGACAAATACTACTTTTCTATGTTcaaaagtaattttattttaagtttctCATTTTACATTGAGAAAATTTATAGTCATAATAATATCTATAGCTTGTTTTAGAACATAAATTTAGAAgtctatttttttcttaaactctaaGCCTAATCAAAGTGCATCACATAAACTAAGATGAAGGACATATATAATCAGTGCATCTTAGCAGATTATAACATGTTACTTATTGCGTTTTTAAGTTACCAtaattaggactagaatagatTATTAGTACATGTTATTGTAACTCAAAAATATTGTACAAGGTTAGTGCACGGAGAATAAACTCAGAAAGAAATTGCAATGCTTTAATTTGGGGTATAGTCAAGAACTGCAGCCGCAAGTACAGTTTGACACGTAAAGAGCGGTCCAttaatttggataggcttgaatttTGGTTGTCAAGAGATACTTCCAGGCAACTTCCTTTTGATTCTTTAATCAATGATCACGTTAGTGAATCTCCATTACTAATTAACTATAGGACCTGGAAGTTGTATTAAAAACATTATTATTGATTATCATGTTACTGACTCATTTAAGTAAGACAAATGAGATTCTAGCTTGGTGCATGGATAAGTTAAGAAAACCTCTATTTTAAACGTAAGGGCTTTTGTAATTCATCTGAACTCAATGCTTTCGACGCGAAACATAAATTTACAATAAAAATCTGTAGAATTTATATCAAATAGTAGATATaaacccataactttaaaaatataatatattgaaTACTAAAACCTTAAAAGATTGAACCCATACAAATTATAGCATACAACTTCGAAACTCTTCCATTAAGTAAAGCTCTGCAAATCTAACGAGATATATACCAAATAGtttctttttccatttcctTCTGAGTTAAAAGTATTTCATATAACCTAATAGGCACTctctccatttcaatttgtttttctgattttgatttggtacggagtttaagaacgtaaagaagacttttaaattttgtgatcttaaattaatTGCCCcttaaagatatgtagaatgtaccaaaaCGTCTTTTAGTTTTATGCTCTTAAACATAtcatgtgaaaagttgaaattaaactattaaagagttgccaaaaaaggaaagaaatatttttttaaaacagactaaaaaaggaaaataagacaaataaattgaaacacgTAGAGTACTTTATTAGAGGCAAAAGATTTTTATGGCGTACATCCCTCACTTTCGGACATTTTCGGTTCACCTCTTCAAACGATGTTTGTAATTACTTATCATAAAtcgaaaaagaaatttaaaaataccTTGACAAACTAAGGCTCTCTTTCTTTGTGTTATTGTTATGGTATTGTCAATTTGTCATTGTTATTACTTACACGTTATTATTATAGATCGTTATCGTCGTGGTTGTTAGATGGTTGACATATTCGTCGTCTGTCTTTAATTGTGGGACTTACAAACTGAGCTAGTGAGCTATATGTAACAGCTAATTATGGGACCAAGAGTGTTGTAACACTTGTATATCGTTTTATGAAAGGAATAAGCTAACAAATTCGATGCCTTTAATTTCTTCGTAGCAACAATCTAAGATGGACTAAGTACGACCTTTTTCAAGCGCAAAGATCATTTTGTAGATTTGAGGTTAAGATTTTACAGGTATAAATGGGAAGGTTATGAAACCGTAATAATTCTCATTATGTATGTAAGGATATTTATACACATAGGTTCCGTGTAGTATCATGAATTCTTGTAGTACTAAGAATCCTACAGAATGAAGGTACAGTACGTAACACGTAAGTACATacattccaaaaattattgaaaaatatgTGCATTTCTTATTAACCATCCCCCCTCTCCCCCGCAAGTTGAGCCGGGGAGGTAAACATGCTCAACTTATCCAGAAGTTTCCCAAAGCAAGCTTTGAGTAATGGCTTTGTCAGTTCATCAACAGTCTGGTCATGGAAGGAGATATACTGTAGCTTAAGCATATGTTTCTGAACCAAGTCTCGCACAAAATATTGTATTTGGGACGAGTGTGAACTACATGATTCGCCATTAAATATGTGACAATAAGGTTGTCACACAAAAGAGTCGGAGAACAAGAAATAGGGAGGCCAATTTCTTAGACTAGATTGTGAATCTATAGTAGTTCAGAGGTGGCAGCCGTAAGTCGGCGCATACTGACGGCCAGTGGAGGAGCGAGACACAGAATGCTGTTTTTACTGGACCACGAGACTAGTGAGGTAGCATGAAATATAGCAAAACCTATCGTAGACTTACAATCATCAACATCACCCGTCCGGTTAGAATCTGCTAAAAAAAGGTAGGGATAAGGCCTGCGAACATCCTACCCTCCCAAGACCCAACTTGTGAGATCACACTGGGTATcactataagaaaaaatatatttggcaacaaaattatttttgttgccatagattgattattgttgcaaaaagtaatatttttttttgttgcatagacttttcccaacggctgttattgcaacaacgtACAACAATGTTgttttttgtttccaaaagtactttttgcaataataaatcaatactatgacaacaaaattaaattttttggcaacaaaaaagttcatttaccaacaataaaactaagttgttgccaaatattaaattttttgttgccatttctatactttcttgtagtgtatattgttgttgttgttatctcCGAATCTGCTGGAAGTattaaattataagaaaaaacaTACTAGGACCCTCACGGCCAACTCTAGATACTACAAAAGTAGAGAACCTAGTTCATGCTTTATCCCACTCACACGAACTAGATAGTTTAAATGCATACAAGAATCATGCGCTTAAGGTAAAGCAAGCAAACTAAGTCTCACTTTCCTTGAAAACGACAAACATTTACTTCACTTGAAATACTCAAATTACTCCAAACGATCTTCAATGGCCTTCATCTATTCAGAATCATGACTAATAGGTCCAAATAATGCTAGAGGAACTACTCCTAAAATTTTAGGACACCTGGGATCAGAGTCAACTCTTGATCAACTCAAATTCGCCCCTTGCATCAACCGTTcgaaacaaaaaattaaatatataaacaTGTCACCCTTAAGCTTAATTCTAcaatcaaaattcaattttgatATCAATTGCTAAGtcaaatcaatatttttataattcTAGACTTAAGTCTAAAATTCCCTATTCTAGCCTTGTAATCACATGATTCCGCAGAAAAAATTCGATGAAATTTACATATAACCAATAGATAGATGCGGAGAATTCATACCTTAAATTTGGGGTTGAAACTCCACCTTTTCGTGATCCAAAACTGAGAGCTTGTTGCTAAAAATCtgaatttccttcttaaaaCACTGCTAAAATCTATCACCGTTGTACTGAACATGTCTTATTTGCGATCGTGTAGGTTTAGGTTGATTGGCTATTGTAGTCGCATCACCCATAATCACGTTTGCACTGAGGGAATATCGGACCACCTGGCAGATCTCCGCTTCACGTTTGTATAGTCATGCCTGTGTTCGCGCTGGCCAAGCCTTCCCTTCTTCGTGGCCGCGGATCTCTTCACATAGTCACATAGTACAACCTTGAAAGAGCAAAATATGCAATTACAACTTCAGTTCCAACAATGTCGTATCACCCCCGAGCCTCTCGGGTCTCAATCCAAACCCTGCCAATAAATTCCAAATAGtgtcattgtcacgacccaaccctctATGACTGGCACCTACACTAACTCTTAGTGGGCGAACCGATACGCCTAACCATCTACTCGTTCAAGTCCATTTTAGTTAACCAATTCATAACAGTTAAACCAATAAATAGTCACTCCATAAATTAATAacgtaaatgcggaagtcctagctattacaaccccaaaatctgaaagtcagcgtacaaggactctaatccaaaacatgtctaaggaatgtatattgtctgaaataaataaccatcaatgtctggaatggaaatagacattagaAAAAGAAGATTTTCGGGCTGCCTGGCATGGATAAAAGCTCACCCTCAATCTATCCACAAACGGCCTCAACGCTAAATGTGAGGTTGGGTAGccgtctctggatcacaatctgcactcaaaagaatgcagtaaggtagtatcagtacaaacactatgtacctaagagatatcataggccgactaggattagtatcatgcatgaagcATAAAATCAATCTTTAtgcttgttaaaaaaaaatcaataaaattgacagaccagtcaacaacacataatcaaatagccaaacaacaagtcaaccaatgatattaacaatcaagtcacccgATGATATCAAAATCAAGTCAACAGAAGCAAACAACAGAATTAATTCTACCAACAACATTCTCAATACTCAGTCACTGACCACTCATTTACATACATGCTAATGGGTGTCAttgcccaatagtcatgacttgcaggggacccatgttgtccatgtaccctcgttCCGGATTCACTCCCGGACccaagctcacaactaggccacatcttCACCCCTGGTCAAATGTGCCTGTTTATACAaataggtcacatcctcac contains:
- the LOC132050143 gene encoding WRKY transcription factor 6-like — its product is MDKGWGVALENSDHQVGIFKNKPVFGFNNLSPSSNNHTNYMMMNRREEQAVDEKREVDFFSDKRNLQPMDHLFIKKEDSHSENTSTRSELVVNTGLQLVTANTGSDQSTVDDGISSEILEDKRAQNELAQLQVELGRMNVENQRLRGMLTQVSNNYAALQMHLAALMQQQNSRTENTQDHKIVEAKSEEKMQEKIVPRQFLELGPSGDELSHNSHSSSEERTVSESSRKNVQVTRHKGTIGREESPESESWVPSTVPKLNSSIPVDQATDATMRKARVSVRARSEAPMITDGCQWRKYGQKMAKGNPCPRAYYRCTMAVGCPVRKQVQRCVEDRTILNTTYEGTHNHPLPPAAMAMASTTSAAANMLLSGSMPSADGLMNPNNFLARTMLPCSSSMATISASAPFPTITLDLTQTQNSLPYHQRTTPNPQFQVPFQSSPQHPNFITSMPPPPMPQGLHNQSKFSGLQVSQDAKLQPQQLQHVQNHPSFTDTLTAATAAITADPNFTAALAAAISSMITGSQKEQ